One window of the Paenarthrobacter ureafaciens genome contains the following:
- a CDS encoding ABC transporter permease, with product MVRYILRRLLQVIPVFLGTTLLVYYMVFALPGDPIAALFGERQPPQSVIDALRAQYNLDQPFWVQYGIFLKNLFTFNLGVDFTQQPIAAALGRAFPVTAMLAIEALIIQAVFGIAFGVFAGLRKGKLFDSTVLVASLIVIAVPTFVLGFVFQLVFGVQLGWAKPTVGANADWGNLILPAVVLGLVSFAYVLRLTRASVSENMNADYVRTATAKGLSRPRVVMAHILRNSLIPVVTYLGANLGGLMGGAIVTEGIFNVPGVGNKLFQAIQRSEGPTIVAIVSVLVLVFVVTNLLVDLLYAWLDPRIRYE from the coding sequence GTGGTCCGCTACATTCTGCGTAGGCTCCTCCAGGTGATTCCCGTCTTCCTGGGAACCACGCTCCTTGTCTACTACATGGTGTTCGCGCTGCCCGGTGATCCCATCGCGGCCCTCTTCGGCGAACGCCAGCCCCCGCAGAGCGTCATCGACGCACTCCGCGCGCAGTACAACCTGGACCAGCCGTTCTGGGTCCAGTACGGAATCTTCCTGAAGAACCTCTTCACCTTCAACCTCGGCGTTGACTTCACGCAGCAGCCCATCGCGGCAGCACTGGGCCGGGCTTTCCCGGTCACTGCCATGCTGGCCATCGAAGCCCTGATCATCCAGGCCGTCTTCGGCATCGCCTTCGGTGTCTTCGCCGGACTCCGCAAGGGCAAGCTGTTCGACTCCACCGTCCTGGTGGCATCCCTCATCGTGATCGCCGTCCCGACGTTCGTGCTCGGCTTCGTCTTCCAGTTGGTTTTTGGTGTCCAGCTGGGATGGGCAAAACCAACGGTCGGCGCCAACGCGGACTGGGGCAACCTGATCCTGCCCGCAGTCGTGCTGGGGCTCGTCTCCTTTGCCTACGTGCTGCGCCTCACCCGGGCATCGGTCAGTGAGAACATGAACGCCGATTACGTCCGCACTGCCACCGCCAAGGGCCTCTCGCGTCCGCGCGTGGTCATGGCGCACATCCTGCGGAACTCCCTGATCCCCGTGGTGACCTACCTGGGTGCGAACCTTGGCGGCCTCATGGGCGGCGCGATCGTCACCGAAGGCATTTTCAACGTCCCCGGCGTGGGCAACAAGCTGTTCCAAGCAATCCAGCGCAGCGAAGGTCCCACCATTGTGGCCATCGTCAGCGTCCTGGTCCTTGTGTTTGTGGTGACCAACCTCCTGGTTGACCTCCTGTACGCCTGGCTCGATCCGAGGATCCGTTATGAGTAG
- a CDS encoding ABC transporter permease — protein sequence MSSNTEHFVAPVEETPLLATDTVKTEQAPLSLWADAWRKLRRRPMFIISALLILLLVVVALFPGLFTNVEPNNDCQLANSEGGPTAGHPLGFTLQGCDVYSRVIHGTQASLSVGILSVLCVIIIGVTLGALAGYYGGWLDAVLARLGDIFFALPIILGALVITQLPLFRENRSVWTVVLTISLLAWPQMARITRGAVIEVRNADFVTAARSLGVSKFGALVKHALPNALAPVIVLATLELGVFIVLEATLSFLGVGLPTSVMSWGNDISAANASIRTNPGILLYPAAALSITVLSFIMLGDAVRDALDPKSRQR from the coding sequence ATGAGTAGTAATACCGAACACTTCGTAGCCCCGGTGGAGGAAACTCCGCTGCTGGCCACCGACACCGTCAAGACGGAACAGGCACCCCTCAGCCTGTGGGCCGATGCGTGGCGCAAGCTGCGCAGGCGTCCGATGTTCATCATCTCGGCGTTGCTCATCCTGCTGTTGGTGGTCGTGGCGCTCTTCCCGGGCCTGTTCACCAACGTTGAACCGAACAACGACTGCCAGCTGGCCAACTCCGAGGGCGGCCCGACGGCGGGACACCCCTTGGGCTTCACGCTCCAGGGTTGTGACGTCTACTCACGCGTGATCCACGGAACGCAGGCTTCCTTGTCCGTGGGCATCCTGTCCGTGCTTTGCGTCATCATCATCGGCGTTACGCTGGGCGCCCTTGCCGGCTACTACGGTGGCTGGTTGGATGCCGTACTGGCCCGACTCGGCGACATCTTCTTCGCACTGCCGATCATCCTTGGTGCGCTGGTTATCACCCAGCTGCCGCTGTTCCGCGAGAACCGGAGTGTGTGGACGGTGGTCCTCACCATATCCCTGCTGGCCTGGCCGCAGATGGCCCGCATCACCCGCGGTGCCGTCATCGAGGTACGCAATGCGGACTTCGTGACTGCTGCCCGGTCCCTGGGTGTTTCCAAGTTCGGCGCGCTGGTCAAGCACGCACTTCCCAACGCCCTGGCGCCGGTGATCGTCCTGGCCACCCTTGAGCTCGGTGTCTTCATCGTCCTTGAAGCCACGTTGTCCTTCCTGGGTGTCGGTCTTCCCACGAGCGTCATGTCGTGGGGTAACGACATCTCGGCAGCCAACGCCTCCATCCGCACCAACCCGGGCATCCTGTTGTACCCGGCTGCGGCCTTGTCCATCACCGTCCTGAGCTTCATCATGCTTGGCGACGCCGTCCGTGACGCTCTTGATCCCAAGAGCCGACAGCGCTAA
- a CDS encoding ABC transporter ATP-binding protein, whose protein sequence is MTSANISIDEATAPAQPLLEIKDLAITFKTGSGEVKAVKNAHLTIMPGETVAIVGESGSGKSTTALAAIGLLPNNGRVSGGQIVLEGEDIAHASEKRMIELRGSHIGMVPQDPMSNLNPVWKIGYQVRETLKANGRPDGPDDVARALAEAGLPDAARRAKQYPHEFSGGMRQRALIAIGLSCQPKLLIADEPTSALDVTVQRKILDHLETMTTELGTSVLLITHDLGLAAERADKVVVMYQGNVVEAGPSLELLRNPQHPYTRRLVESAPSLASRRIQVAKEQGVEAEDLLAPTDAAKEKSADDVLQIKDLRKVYKLRQGLGKTTDFAAVDGVSFNVKRGTTTAIVGESGSGKSTVAKMVLQLESPTDGQILFDGVDTAGLKGKELFKFRRRVQPIFQDPYGSLDPMYNIYRTIEEPLRVHKIGNAASREKKVRELLDQVALPQTTMQRYPNELSGGQRQRIAIARALALDPEVIICDEAVSALDVLVQAQVLNLLAELQDNLGLTYLFITHDLAVVRQIADHVCVMEKGKLVETGRTDDVFDNPQQAYTQALLDAIPGGSLLLPPAVA, encoded by the coding sequence ATGACTTCTGCCAACATCAGCATTGATGAAGCCACGGCCCCGGCACAGCCGCTCCTTGAGATCAAGGATCTTGCCATCACGTTCAAGACCGGGTCCGGTGAGGTGAAAGCGGTCAAGAACGCCCACCTGACCATCATGCCGGGCGAGACAGTCGCCATTGTGGGGGAGTCCGGTTCAGGCAAATCGACGACGGCGCTTGCCGCCATTGGACTGTTGCCCAATAACGGCCGCGTCTCCGGTGGGCAGATCGTCCTGGAAGGGGAGGACATTGCCCACGCGTCGGAAAAGCGGATGATCGAACTGCGCGGCAGCCACATCGGCATGGTTCCGCAGGATCCGATGTCCAACCTGAACCCCGTCTGGAAGATCGGGTACCAGGTCCGCGAGACGCTCAAGGCGAACGGACGTCCGGATGGTCCGGATGACGTTGCACGGGCGTTAGCCGAGGCCGGCCTGCCGGACGCTGCCCGCCGTGCAAAGCAGTACCCGCACGAGTTCTCCGGCGGTATGCGCCAGCGCGCGCTGATCGCCATCGGCTTGAGCTGCCAGCCCAAGCTCTTGATTGCCGACGAGCCCACATCCGCGCTGGACGTAACGGTCCAGCGCAAGATTCTGGACCACCTGGAAACCATGACGACGGAGCTTGGCACGTCTGTGCTGCTCATTACCCACGACCTCGGCCTGGCTGCCGAGCGCGCGGACAAAGTAGTGGTCATGTACCAGGGCAACGTGGTGGAAGCGGGTCCTTCGCTGGAACTGCTCCGGAACCCGCAGCACCCCTACACGCGCCGCCTTGTGGAGTCGGCTCCGTCCCTGGCCTCCCGCCGCATTCAGGTAGCCAAGGAGCAGGGGGTCGAGGCCGAGGATCTGCTGGCGCCGACGGATGCTGCCAAGGAAAAGTCTGCGGACGACGTCCTGCAGATCAAGGACCTCCGCAAGGTCTACAAGCTGCGCCAGGGTCTGGGTAAAACGACGGACTTCGCTGCCGTGGACGGGGTGAGCTTCAACGTCAAGCGCGGTACCACCACGGCGATTGTAGGCGAGTCCGGTTCCGGCAAGTCCACTGTGGCCAAGATGGTGCTGCAGTTGGAGAGCCCCACGGACGGGCAGATTCTCTTCGATGGTGTTGATACAGCGGGGTTGAAGGGCAAGGAGCTGTTCAAGTTCCGGCGCCGCGTGCAGCCGATCTTCCAGGACCCCTACGGTTCGCTGGATCCGATGTACAACATCTACCGGACCATCGAGGAGCCGCTGCGCGTCCACAAGATCGGCAATGCGGCAAGCCGCGAGAAGAAGGTCCGGGAGCTGCTGGACCAGGTCGCCTTGCCGCAGACCACCATGCAGCGTTACCCGAACGAGCTCTCCGGCGGCCAGCGCCAGCGTATTGCGATCGCGCGTGCCCTGGCCTTGGATCCCGAGGTCATCATCTGTGACGAGGCTGTTTCCGCACTGGACGTCCTGGTCCAGGCGCAGGTGCTCAATCTCCTCGCTGAACTTCAGGACAACCTCGGCCTGACGTACCTGTTCATCACGCACGACCTCGCGGTGGTCCGCCAGATCGCCGATCACGTCTGCGTCATGGAAAAGGGCAAGCTGGTAGAGACGGGAAGGACCGACGACGTCTTCGACAACCCGCAGCAGGCCTACACGCAGGCCCTGCTGGATGCGATCCCGGGCGGCTCGCTGCTGCTGCCCCCGGCGGTGGCATAA
- a CDS encoding SGNH/GDSL hydrolase family protein, whose translation MRKASAVFRMLAPLIAVGVLAAGCGTSQPSPAATSRSAAPAAAATAAAEKPQSMAPESPAPNLPAGSLYRNPANNRNEIVLADVRHTAVLIGDSQSQPKDSWPQRGIAALGYKLYVAGMGGTGFVAANDKTGNYIDALQRGDWVLPYGSPPLIVIQGGGNDAAQKATDAQVASNAERLLAVLKKRYPGSRMAMIGTLAKGAANGGGRRTEVDALLGRVAAKNNIPFVSAGDWLTRFDAAKDLQDNVHMKPSGHEKLGKVLAGQLAALGLAPRPDSDTAPQPAS comes from the coding sequence ATGCGAAAAGCTTCGGCCGTGTTCCGCATGCTCGCACCGTTGATCGCCGTAGGCGTTCTGGCGGCCGGCTGCGGAACAAGCCAGCCATCCCCTGCCGCCACTTCACGCTCAGCCGCGCCCGCAGCGGCAGCGACGGCCGCCGCGGAAAAACCCCAGAGCATGGCTCCGGAGTCCCCCGCTCCGAACCTGCCCGCAGGCTCCCTCTACAGGAACCCTGCGAACAACCGGAACGAAATCGTCTTGGCCGATGTCCGGCACACGGCTGTCCTCATTGGCGACTCCCAGTCCCAGCCCAAGGACTCGTGGCCACAACGCGGCATCGCTGCCCTCGGCTACAAGCTGTACGTGGCAGGGATGGGTGGCACCGGCTTCGTGGCCGCCAACGACAAGACCGGTAACTACATTGACGCCCTCCAGCGCGGTGACTGGGTGCTCCCCTACGGGAGCCCGCCGCTGATCGTCATCCAAGGCGGCGGCAATGACGCCGCCCAGAAAGCCACGGACGCGCAGGTCGCTTCCAACGCCGAACGGCTCCTGGCGGTGCTGAAGAAGCGGTACCCCGGCTCGAGGATGGCCATGATCGGCACCCTGGCCAAGGGGGCTGCCAACGGCGGCGGACGGCGGACGGAAGTGGATGCCCTCCTCGGCAGGGTTGCTGCCAAGAACAACATTCCGTTCGTCAGCGCCGGCGACTGGCTCACGCGCTTCGACGCGGCGAAGGACCTGCAAGACAACGTCCACATGAAACCGTCCGGCCACGAGAAGCTGGGCAAGGTCTTGGCAGGCCAGCTTGCTGCCCTCGGGCTGGCTCCGCGGCCGGACAGCGATACCGCGCCGCAACCGGCGTCGTAA